The following are encoded together in the Glycine soja cultivar W05 chromosome 5, ASM419377v2, whole genome shotgun sequence genome:
- the LOC114411998 gene encoding plant intracellular Ras-group-related LRR protein 9-like produces MDPHPGNHPILSYVMSRLPSFGARTPTAVSPSHSHNFDIEQPPSSSSPSSVVGQMPNLADPEMLASMTRAISDVSQTRSVLKLIGARPTHEQVDDAKARLADLEAHLSRQLQEIVGLPRPPEIDEPRWRAHVAEKENAIKESTEKEKRVLKSLIQLDQMHDSYEKLLKDAEKRLVKIYEGDGESDNDNNNDNEGEVKEEVEEILHEAHGKGIERVDLSGKRLKLLPPAFGHIPALVVLDVSTNQLSVIPDSISGLANLEELNLSSNALESLPDSIGLLQKLKFLNVSGNKLSALPDSISQCRSLVELDAGFNSLTYLPTNIGYELLNLQKLMIQLNKIRSLPSSVCEMKSLRYLDAHFNELRGLPIAIGKLTNLEVLNLSSNFSDLRELPETFGDLISLRELDLSNNQIHALPDTFGRLDSLTKLNLDQNPVEVPPMEIVNQGVQAVKSFMVQRWIDILAEEERKSTQVLQEGENDWLTRSTSWLKNVSENVTEMIMSPRTPKESFLDQQL; encoded by the exons ATGGATCCCCACCCAGGAAACCACCCCATTCTCTCCTACGTCATGTCCCGTCTCCCTTCCTTCGGCGCCAGAACCCCCACCGCCGTTTCCCCTTCCCATTCCCATAATTTCGACATCGAACAACCaccttcctcttcttctccttcatcagtCGTCGGCCAAATGCCCAATCTCGCCGACCCTGAAATGTTGGCCTCCATGACCCGCGCCATCTCCGACGTCTCCCAGACCCGATCCGTCCTCAAGCTCATCGGGGCCCGCCCCACCCACGAGCAGGTGGACGACGCCAAGGCCAGACTCGCCGACCTCGAGGCCCATCTCTCCCGCCAGCTCCAAGAGATCGTGGGCCTCCCCAGGCCCCCCGAGATCGATGAGCCCCGCTGGCGGGCCCATGTCGCCGAGAAAGAAAATGCCATCAAGGAATCCACGGAGAAAGAGAAGCGCGTCCTCAAGTCGCTGATTCAGCTCGACCAGATGCACGATTCCTACGAGAAGCTCCTCAAGGACGCCGAGAAGCGACTCGTCAAGATTTACGAGGGCGATGGCGAAAGCGACAACGACAACAACAACGACAACGAGGGTGAGGTAAAAGAAGAGGTTGAGGAGATACTGCATGAGGCCCACGGAAAAGGCATCGAGCGGGTGGATCTTTCCGGGAAGCGCCTCAAGCTCCTGCCTCCAGCGTTTGGCCACATTCCTGCATTGGTCGTGCTCGATGTCTCCACCAATCAACTCTCG GTGATTCCTGATTCGATATCCGGATTGGCAAATCTCGAGGAGCTTAATCTCTCTTCCAATGCTTTGGAGTCACTGCCAGATTCAATTGGCTTGTTGCAGAAGTTGAAATTCCTCAATGTGTCTGGAAACAAGCTCAGTGCTCTTCCTGATTCCATCAGTCAGTGCAG GTCATTGGTGGAGCTAGATGCAGGCTTTAATAGCCTGACATATTTGCCAACAAACATTGGATATGAATTGCTTAATTTACAGAAGCTCATGATTCAGCTGAACAAGATTCGGTCTCTTCCCTCATCTGTTTGCGAGATGAAATCCTTGCGCTATCTGGATGCTCACTTCAATGAACTGCGCGGGCTTCCTATTGCAATTGGGAAATTGACTAATCTTGAAGTTCTAAACCTGAGCAGCAACTTCAGTGACCTTAGAGAACTTCCAGAGACATTTGGTGATCTGATTAGCCTCAGGGAATTGGACCTCAGCAACAACCAAATTCATGCACTTCCTGACACATTTGGTCGCCTTGATAGTTTGACCAAGCTAAACTTGGACCAGAATCCTGTTGAAGTTCCACCTATGGAGATTGTGAATCAAGGGGTCCAAGCCGTGAAGAGTTTCATGGTCCAGAGGTGGATTGATATATTGgcagagg